One part of the Arthrobacter tumbae genome encodes these proteins:
- a CDS encoding DinB family protein gives MDIRRELTDQLQWHWQNHARPRLNGLGDEEYFWEPVPGSWSVRPRGSGTAPLQVGSGAYTIDFAVPEPVPAPVTTIAWRFGHILVGVLGGRLESHFGGAPVSYETYEYPGTADGALEQLDGMYAHWHSAVSSLSPVGLERPVGPAEGPFAEAPMAALIQHINREMIHHLAEIALLRDLWAHGPGRNATSAAAS, from the coding sequence ATGGACATTCGCAGGGAACTGACCGACCAGCTTCAGTGGCACTGGCAGAATCACGCGCGGCCACGATTGAACGGTCTGGGTGATGAGGAGTATTTCTGGGAGCCCGTGCCCGGTAGCTGGAGCGTGAGACCGCGGGGATCGGGCACAGCGCCGCTGCAGGTCGGCAGCGGAGCTTATACGATCGACTTCGCCGTTCCTGAACCGGTGCCCGCCCCGGTCACCACGATCGCCTGGCGGTTTGGCCACATCCTGGTCGGCGTGCTGGGAGGGCGGCTGGAGTCCCACTTCGGCGGTGCGCCGGTCAGCTACGAAACGTATGAGTATCCGGGAACAGCCGATGGTGCCCTCGAGCAGTTGGACGGCATGTATGCGCACTGGCACAGCGCTGTATCCTCGCTGTCACCCGTTGGCCTGGAGCGGCCGGTGGGACCTGCCGAAGGCCCGTTCGCGGAAGCTCCCATGGCTGCCCTGATTCAGCACATCAACCGTGAGATGATCCACCATCTTGCCGAGATCGCGCTGCTGCGTGACCTCTGGGCACACGGGCCCGGCAGGAATGCTACGTCCGCCGCAGCGTCCTGA
- a CDS encoding helix-turn-helix transcriptional regulator: MLETSARLLQLLSLLQLRREWTGPALAERMSVTERTVRRDIGKLRTLGYPIHASPGIAGGYQLGAGAQLPPLLLDDDEALAVAIGLSAVTASPVSGLGEASVRALTKLEQVLPGRLRPKFAGLRTAVTRMAAVSTPVNPEVLTALSAAITERRVVVFRYARHDGESSRRVVEPVRLVDTGRRWYLVAWDTGRQDWRTFRVDRCQSVPSPRDRFPGRPPPAKDLAAYVQKAITRSPYSHDIVVRIHAPAADVSQLVPPNIAELEDDAGSTIMRFGADSLDWPLMHVVALGFDFDILEPRALQEHAITAAGRLIRAAGPAARATEPGVGHGPTRSPS; this comes from the coding sequence ATGTTGGAAACCTCGGCGCGGCTACTCCAGCTCCTCTCCCTGCTTCAGCTAAGGCGCGAGTGGACGGGGCCCGCCCTCGCGGAACGGATGTCCGTCACCGAGCGCACAGTCCGCAGGGACATCGGCAAGCTGCGCACTCTCGGCTACCCCATCCACGCCTCCCCCGGCATCGCCGGCGGCTACCAGTTGGGCGCCGGTGCCCAGCTGCCTCCGCTGCTGCTCGATGATGACGAAGCCCTCGCCGTTGCCATCGGATTGAGTGCCGTCACGGCGAGTCCTGTGTCGGGCCTCGGTGAAGCATCAGTCCGGGCTCTCACCAAGTTGGAACAGGTTCTTCCCGGCCGGCTCAGGCCGAAGTTCGCCGGCCTGCGTACCGCCGTCACCCGGATGGCTGCGGTCAGCACACCGGTCAACCCGGAAGTTCTCACTGCTTTATCAGCGGCCATCACCGAGCGCCGGGTGGTGGTCTTCCGCTACGCACGCCATGACGGTGAATCCTCCCGGCGGGTCGTTGAGCCGGTTCGCCTCGTGGACACGGGCCGCAGATGGTATCTCGTGGCGTGGGACACCGGGCGGCAGGACTGGCGGACCTTCCGCGTGGACCGGTGCCAGAGCGTCCCGTCGCCGCGGGACAGATTTCCCGGACGTCCGCCTCCCGCCAAGGATCTTGCCGCCTACGTACAGAAGGCGATCACCCGCTCGCCGTACAGCCATGACATAGTGGTGCGGATCCACGCCCCTGCTGCTGACGTCAGCCAGCTGGTCCCACCCAATATCGCGGAACTCGAGGACGACGCCGGGAGCACCATTATGCGATTCGGCGCGGACTCGCTCGACTGGCCCCTGATGCACGTTGTGGCTCTGGGCTTCGACTTTGACATTCTCGAGCCCCGGGCCCTCCAGGAACACGCAATCACGGCTGCCGGGCGGCTGATCCGCGCGGCCGGGCCAGCCGCCCGCGCCACGGAGCCCGGCGTCGGCCATGGCCCAACCCGAAGTCCGTCATAG
- a CDS encoding DNA alkylation repair protein produces the protein MVKAAHAETTVDEVMAELAALEDPRMREVNARHGDDHGVNLSKLRALAKRLKTQEELASKLWETNDTAARLLAILICRPKALGPDDLDAMLRTARAPKVEDWLISYVVKKNPHAEDLRLAWFADPDPVVAGAGWALTADRVAKKPAGLDLPGLLDVIEAEMKNAPERLQWAMNTCLAQIGIAYPEHRTRALEIGERLEVLKDYPTSPGCTSPFAPVWINEIVRRQQAG, from the coding sequence ATGGTTAAGGCAGCACACGCGGAGACGACTGTCGATGAGGTGATGGCCGAGCTTGCCGCGCTCGAGGACCCGCGGATGCGTGAGGTGAACGCCAGGCACGGTGATGACCACGGAGTTAACCTCAGCAAGCTGCGTGCGCTCGCCAAGCGCCTGAAGACGCAGGAGGAGCTTGCCTCCAAACTCTGGGAGACGAACGACACCGCGGCTCGGCTCCTCGCGATCCTGATCTGTCGCCCCAAAGCACTCGGGCCGGATGACCTGGATGCGATGCTGCGCACGGCGCGCGCACCCAAAGTGGAGGACTGGCTCATCAGCTACGTGGTGAAGAAGAATCCGCACGCGGAGGATCTGCGCCTCGCCTGGTTCGCTGATCCGGATCCGGTGGTCGCCGGTGCAGGCTGGGCACTGACCGCCGACCGGGTGGCGAAGAAGCCAGCCGGGCTCGACCTGCCGGGGCTTCTGGACGTCATCGAGGCGGAGATGAAGAACGCACCGGAACGCCTGCAGTGGGCCATGAATACCTGTCTGGCCCAGATCGGGATCGCGTACCCCGAACACCGCACTCGGGCACTGGAGATCGGTGAGCGGCTGGAGGTCCTGAAGGACTACCCCACCTCCCCCGGCTGCACCTCGCCGTTCGCCCCCGTCTGGATCAATGAAATCGTGCGCCGACAGCAGGCCGGATAG
- the pip gene encoding prolyl aminopeptidase, whose product MFTSNETVDSGMLSVGDANTIYWEAAGNPDGKPALYVHGGPGSGMRGGYRQHFDPEKFFIVGFEQRGCGRSRPLATDSEADLSTNTTQALIADMEVLREHLQVRQWLLYGGSWGTTLTLAYAQAHPDRVSGIILAAVTTTSGAEVSWITEDMGKIFPREWDAFRAAAGPASDERIIDAYHRMLTGPDAAARERAALAWCTWEDVHMSLDPKAEPHLQLQPPEFRLLFATLVTHYWRHAGFGGDDLLNRMDRIASIPGVMIHGRLDVSSPLSTAWNLAQAWPAAELVVVDQDGHGGSGMIDEVNRAVLRFADG is encoded by the coding sequence ATGTTCACCTCAAACGAAACTGTCGACAGTGGAATGCTGTCCGTCGGCGATGCGAACACAATCTACTGGGAGGCGGCCGGCAACCCGGACGGGAAGCCCGCACTCTATGTGCATGGAGGGCCCGGCTCCGGGATGCGGGGCGGTTACAGACAGCACTTCGACCCGGAGAAATTCTTCATTGTCGGCTTCGAACAGCGAGGGTGCGGACGGAGCCGGCCGCTCGCAACAGATTCCGAGGCGGACCTGTCCACCAACACCACGCAGGCGCTCATCGCCGACATGGAGGTGCTGCGTGAGCACCTGCAGGTGCGGCAATGGCTGCTGTACGGCGGTTCCTGGGGGACCACGCTCACCCTTGCCTACGCTCAGGCACACCCTGATCGGGTGTCGGGCATCATCCTTGCAGCGGTTACGACGACGTCGGGCGCGGAGGTTTCCTGGATTACCGAAGACATGGGCAAGATCTTTCCCCGGGAGTGGGACGCATTCCGTGCTGCGGCGGGGCCGGCATCGGATGAACGGATCATTGACGCCTACCACCGGATGCTTACCGGCCCTGACGCGGCAGCCCGCGAGCGTGCGGCCCTGGCCTGGTGCACCTGGGAGGACGTGCATATGTCCCTGGATCCCAAGGCCGAGCCGCATCTTCAGCTTCAACCGCCGGAATTCCGGCTCCTCTTCGCCACCCTCGTGACCCATTACTGGCGTCATGCGGGCTTCGGAGGTGACGATCTGCTGAACCGCATGGACCGCATCGCCTCCATTCCCGGCGTGATGATCCATGGTCGTCTGGATGTCAGCTCCCCGCTCTCGACTGCGTGGAATCTCGCCCAGGCATGGCCCGCGGCGGAGCTGGTCGTTGTCGATCAGGACGGCCACGGCGGCAGCGGCATGATCGACGAGGTGAACCGCGCCGTCCTGCGCTTCGCCGACGGCTGA
- the hrpA gene encoding ATP-dependent RNA helicase HrpA, whose protein sequence is MSLTITYPAQLPVSERRADIMAAIAANQVTIIAGETGSGKTTQIPKMCLELGLGRSGMIGHTQPRRLAARTVAERIAEELDVKLGEEVGYQVRFTGEVGRSTRIKLMTDGILLAEIQHDKLLRKYSTIIIDEAHERSLNIDFILGYLKRILPKRPDLKLIITSATIDPERFANHFAADEAAPVKQPAPIIEVSGRTYPVEIRYRPLSQPAGDTDSDAEFGAQDELEEDRDPLDAVCDAVDELAREAPGDILVFFSGEREIRDAADALRARVQVNPRLRGTEILPLFARLSLQEQHQVFKPGGAGRRIVLATNVAETSLTVPGIKYVIDTGTARISRYSHRTKVQRLPIERVSQASANQRSGRCGRVSNGIAIRLYSEEDFDSRRPFTDPEILRTNLAAVILQMAAMGVTRGPKDVAAFPFVEPPDSKAINDGVTLLRELGALTADGGISPVGRQLAQLPVDPRLGRMIVEAGRRGCTKEVMILAAALTIQDPRERPQPDQAAKLQSATEKHRRFADEKSDFTGYLNLWRYLQEQQKELSSTQFRKLCRNEFINYLRVREWQDLFAQLRQLAKPLGITLAPSEVDPVGQHDAIHISMLSGLLSHIGLYDQRKREYSGARGTRFAIFPGSALFKKSPDWVMAAELVETSRLWARVVAAFDPLWAEEVAPDLVKRSYSEPHWSRKMGSVMAYEKVTLYGVPIVPQRRINYGRIDRELARELFIRHALVEGDWRTHHKFFHRNKARIAEIEEMENRMRRRDLMVDDETLFAFYDARVGSDVVSERHFDKWWKQARQDNPDLLDFKPEELLSRDADLDERAFPKTWHQQGFELPLSYEFSPNTPGASDGVTVQVPILFLNQLEPAPFQWQIPGLRVELVAALIKSLPKQVRKNFIPAPDVARSAVDALHADFDPGRDALEPSLELALRRLKGHIIPPGSWNRDTLPPHLLMSFEVTDGNGRILDEDKDLQALQERLAPLTRRAIAESLGATPGSVQQISKAASRKQQAAPSSSSSSSGEATPGIKEVSGATAWTFGTVPRDVSRIVGGHRVTGYPALVDENTAVGLRVFPDAAGQAAAMRAGVIRLLALRVPSPARYVLEHLSNAEKLTFSQNPHGSVAALIEDCSIAAIDKLTPEELPWTVGEFDALYETVRAELIDTVFTVTATVEKILASARRIEKRLKGTTSPALITALNDVKSQLEQLVFPGFVATTGYAQLAHLPRYLAGIERRLEKLETNVQRDGVNTATVQRLEDEYDDAVAAVAPHGRPVPPALRRVRWMLEELRISLFAQELGTAYSVSEKRIRTALGEALAA, encoded by the coding sequence ATGTCGCTGACTATCACTTACCCTGCCCAGCTCCCGGTCTCGGAACGGCGGGCAGACATCATGGCTGCCATCGCGGCGAATCAGGTCACCATCATCGCCGGCGAAACGGGCTCGGGAAAAACCACGCAGATCCCCAAGATGTGCCTCGAACTCGGCCTCGGCCGGTCGGGAATGATCGGTCATACCCAGCCGCGCCGCCTGGCGGCCCGCACCGTTGCCGAACGCATCGCCGAGGAATTGGACGTCAAGCTCGGAGAAGAGGTTGGATACCAGGTCCGGTTCACCGGCGAAGTGGGCCGGAGCACGCGCATCAAGCTGATGACGGACGGCATCCTGCTCGCCGAGATCCAGCATGACAAGCTGCTGAGGAAGTACAGCACCATCATCATCGACGAGGCCCATGAGCGCAGCCTCAATATCGACTTCATTCTGGGCTATCTTAAGCGCATCCTGCCCAAACGCCCCGATCTGAAGCTCATCATCACCTCGGCCACCATTGATCCGGAGCGCTTCGCGAACCACTTCGCCGCAGATGAGGCTGCGCCGGTCAAACAGCCCGCGCCCATCATCGAAGTGTCCGGGCGGACCTACCCCGTGGAGATCCGGTACCGTCCGCTCAGCCAACCCGCCGGTGACACTGACTCTGACGCTGAGTTCGGCGCACAGGACGAACTTGAGGAAGACCGCGATCCACTGGACGCCGTGTGCGACGCCGTTGACGAACTTGCCCGCGAAGCGCCCGGCGACATTCTGGTCTTCTTCTCCGGCGAGCGCGAGATCCGGGACGCAGCCGACGCACTCCGCGCCCGGGTACAGGTGAACCCGCGGCTTCGCGGGACCGAGATCCTGCCCCTCTTTGCCCGCCTGTCACTGCAGGAACAGCACCAGGTCTTCAAACCGGGCGGCGCCGGACGGCGCATCGTCCTCGCTACCAATGTTGCTGAAACATCCCTGACCGTTCCCGGGATCAAGTACGTCATCGATACCGGAACCGCCCGCATTTCCCGGTATTCGCACCGCACGAAGGTGCAGCGGCTGCCCATCGAGCGGGTATCGCAGGCATCCGCGAACCAGCGGTCTGGCCGTTGCGGCCGTGTGTCCAACGGCATAGCGATCCGCCTGTACTCCGAGGAGGATTTCGACTCCAGACGGCCCTTCACTGATCCGGAGATCCTCCGGACCAACCTTGCGGCCGTTATCCTCCAGATGGCGGCCATGGGGGTCACCCGCGGCCCGAAGGATGTTGCAGCCTTTCCCTTCGTGGAGCCGCCGGACTCAAAAGCCATCAACGACGGCGTCACGCTCCTTCGCGAGCTCGGCGCGCTTACCGCTGACGGCGGCATCTCCCCGGTGGGTCGGCAACTGGCACAGCTGCCCGTTGATCCGCGCCTCGGGCGCATGATCGTTGAGGCCGGGCGCCGCGGCTGCACCAAGGAGGTCATGATCCTGGCTGCGGCACTTACTATCCAGGACCCGAGGGAGCGTCCGCAGCCGGACCAGGCAGCGAAGCTCCAGAGCGCCACCGAGAAGCACCGCAGGTTCGCGGATGAGAAATCCGACTTCACGGGATACCTCAACCTGTGGCGGTATCTGCAGGAGCAGCAGAAGGAGCTGTCCTCCACCCAGTTCCGGAAGCTGTGCCGAAACGAGTTCATCAATTACCTGCGCGTGCGCGAGTGGCAGGATCTTTTCGCCCAGCTGCGGCAGCTCGCCAAGCCGCTGGGGATCACACTGGCTCCCAGCGAAGTGGATCCGGTGGGCCAGCATGATGCGATCCACATCAGCATGTTGTCCGGCCTGCTCAGCCACATCGGCCTGTATGACCAGCGCAAGCGCGAATACTCCGGCGCGCGCGGCACCCGTTTTGCCATCTTCCCGGGCAGCGCACTGTTCAAGAAGAGCCCTGACTGGGTCATGGCAGCGGAGCTCGTGGAAACCTCCCGGCTGTGGGCCCGCGTGGTCGCCGCATTTGATCCGCTCTGGGCCGAGGAAGTGGCACCGGATCTGGTGAAGCGCAGCTACAGTGAGCCCCATTGGTCGCGCAAAATGGGCTCCGTCATGGCCTATGAGAAGGTCACCCTCTACGGCGTGCCGATTGTGCCCCAGCGGCGCATCAACTATGGCCGCATCGACAGGGAGCTGGCGCGGGAACTCTTCATCCGCCATGCGCTGGTGGAGGGTGACTGGCGCACCCACCACAAGTTCTTCCATCGCAACAAGGCGCGCATCGCCGAGATCGAAGAGATGGAAAACCGGATGCGCCGCCGCGACCTCATGGTGGACGATGAAACCCTGTTTGCGTTCTACGATGCCCGCGTGGGTTCGGATGTGGTGTCGGAGCGCCACTTCGACAAGTGGTGGAAGCAGGCACGCCAGGACAACCCGGATCTGCTGGACTTCAAACCCGAGGAACTGCTCAGCCGCGACGCCGACCTCGACGAGAGGGCGTTCCCGAAGACGTGGCACCAGCAGGGCTTTGAACTGCCGCTCAGTTACGAGTTCTCCCCCAACACTCCGGGTGCCTCAGACGGCGTCACCGTGCAGGTTCCCATTCTGTTCCTGAACCAGCTGGAGCCGGCCCCCTTTCAGTGGCAAATCCCCGGGCTGCGCGTCGAACTGGTTGCCGCGCTCATCAAGTCCCTGCCCAAACAGGTTCGCAAGAATTTCATTCCCGCTCCCGACGTCGCACGGAGCGCCGTCGATGCCCTGCACGCCGATTTCGATCCGGGCCGGGACGCACTTGAGCCCTCGCTTGAACTGGCCCTGCGCAGATTGAAGGGACACATCATTCCCCCGGGGTCCTGGAACCGGGACACCCTGCCGCCGCACCTCTTGATGAGCTTTGAGGTGACGGACGGGAACGGACGCATTCTGGACGAAGACAAGGACCTGCAGGCGCTCCAGGAGCGGCTTGCCCCGCTGACCCGGCGGGCAATCGCCGAATCACTCGGCGCCACCCCTGGATCTGTTCAGCAGATCTCGAAGGCGGCAAGTCGAAAGCAACAGGCAGCGCCGTCGTCGTCGTCGTCATCATCAGGAGAAGCCACACCAGGGATCAAGGAGGTCAGCGGCGCGACGGCGTGGACCTTCGGTACAGTTCCCCGGGACGTTTCCAGGATCGTGGGTGGCCACCGGGTGACGGGGTACCCCGCGCTGGTTGACGAGAACACCGCGGTTGGGCTGAGGGTTTTCCCCGACGCCGCCGGGCAGGCAGCTGCCATGCGGGCAGGCGTTATCCGCTTGCTTGCGCTGCGGGTTCCGAGCCCCGCCCGGTACGTCCTTGAGCACCTCAGCAACGCAGAAAAGCTTACGTTCAGCCAGAATCCGCACGGCAGTGTCGCGGCGCTGATCGAGGACTGCTCCATCGCAGCGATCGACAAGCTGACTCCCGAGGAGCTGCCGTGGACCGTCGGCGAGTTCGACGCGCTCTATGAAACCGTCCGCGCCGAACTCATCGATACGGTGTTCACCGTCACGGCAACGGTTGAGAAGATCCTCGCCAGTGCCCGAAGGATTGAAAAGCGGCTGAAGGGCACCACGAGCCCGGCACTTATCACCGCGCTCAACGATGTGAAGAGCCAGCTTGAGCAGCTCGTCTTTCCGGGCTTTGTCGCGACGACCGGCTACGCACAGCTGGCGCACCTCCCCCGCTACCTCGCCGGCATCGAAAGGCGGCTTGAGAAGCTGGAGACCAATGTCCAGCGCGATGGCGTGAACACTGCAACGGTGCAGCGCCTGGAGGACGAGTACGACGACGCCGTTGCCGCCGTCGCTCCGCACGGACGGCCGGTGCCGCCCGCGCTACGACGCGTTCGCTGGATGCTCGAGGAACTCCGGATCAGCCTGTTCGCCCAGGAGCTGGGAACCGCCTACTCGGTCTCCGAGAAGCGCATCAGGACAGCCCTCGGCGAAGCACTGGCTGCCTGA
- a CDS encoding HIT family protein, which produces MSTLFTKIIAGEIPGRFVWKDEDVVAFLTIEPITDGHLMVVPRREVAHWVDLEPDLLGKVMDVAQKLARVQESAFNAKRIGVLMEGYEIPHVHVHIWPTQSPADFDVHNVDRAPDPAKLDENAERLRAALRSAGFGDNVPG; this is translated from the coding sequence ATGAGCACGCTGTTCACCAAGATCATCGCCGGCGAAATCCCGGGCCGGTTCGTCTGGAAGGACGAGGACGTGGTGGCGTTCCTGACCATCGAGCCCATCACCGACGGGCACCTCATGGTCGTCCCGCGCCGCGAGGTTGCGCACTGGGTGGACCTCGAGCCGGATCTGCTCGGCAAGGTCATGGATGTGGCCCAGAAGCTTGCGAGAGTCCAGGAATCAGCCTTCAACGCAAAACGCATCGGAGTGCTGATGGAGGGTTACGAAATTCCCCACGTACACGTGCACATCTGGCCGACGCAGAGTCCGGCGGACTTCGACGTGCACAACGTTGACCGCGCTCCGGATCCGGCGAAGCTCGACGAGAACGCAGAACGGCTCCGGGCTGCCCTGCGCAGCGCGGGGTTCGGCGACAACGTTCCTGGCTGA
- a CDS encoding sulfurtransferase yields the protein METLMDVQALRNRMTSGQQTVLLDVRWTLGNPHGHEQYRSAHIPGAVYVDLETQLCSRPSAAEGRHPLPEPAALEEAARQWGINDGDVVVAYDDMGNLSAARLWWLLRDAGLTRVHLLDGGLSAWQAAGYETERGEEQHCLGEVTLSSGHMPVLTAVDGVLTLARNGVLLDARAPERFRGETEPIDPKAGHIPGASNAPTSANLTAENTFLPPVELRRRFAALGISETADVAVYCGSGITAAHEIAALEVAGYQAALYPGSWSQWSQRADLPVATGP from the coding sequence ATGGAGACTCTGATGGACGTGCAGGCGCTGCGGAACCGGATGACCTCCGGTCAGCAGACCGTCCTGCTGGATGTTCGCTGGACGCTGGGCAACCCCCACGGCCACGAGCAGTACCGATCAGCCCATATTCCAGGCGCCGTCTACGTTGACCTTGAAACGCAGCTGTGTTCCCGCCCATCCGCGGCGGAGGGACGGCACCCGCTGCCGGAACCGGCGGCGCTCGAGGAAGCGGCCCGTCAGTGGGGCATCAACGACGGCGATGTGGTCGTTGCCTACGACGACATGGGGAATCTTTCTGCAGCACGCCTGTGGTGGCTGCTTCGCGACGCGGGCCTCACCAGAGTCCACCTGCTCGACGGAGGGCTGAGTGCGTGGCAGGCGGCCGGCTACGAGACCGAGCGCGGCGAGGAGCAGCACTGCCTGGGCGAAGTCACCCTGAGCTCCGGACACATGCCTGTCCTGACGGCGGTCGACGGCGTTCTCACCCTGGCGCGCAACGGTGTCCTGCTCGATGCCCGGGCGCCCGAGCGCTTCCGTGGTGAGACCGAGCCGATTGACCCGAAAGCCGGGCACATTCCGGGAGCCTCCAACGCTCCCACATCCGCGAACCTCACGGCGGAGAACACATTCCTGCCGCCGGTGGAACTGCGCCGGCGCTTCGCTGCGCTGGGCATCTCCGAGACCGCAGACGTTGCCGTGTACTGCGGATCCGGTATCACTGCCGCTCACGAGATTGCCGCTCTTGAGGTTGCCGGCTACCAGGCCGCGCTGTATCCGGGATCGTGGTCACAGTGGTCCCAGCGTGCGGATCTGCCGGTGGCAACCGGTCCCTGA